A window of Suncus etruscus isolate mSunEtr1 chromosome 4, mSunEtr1.pri.cur, whole genome shotgun sequence contains these coding sequences:
- the LOC126006478 gene encoding small integral membrane protein 30-like codes for MTSVSTQWFIVLISLLSVLPVVEAVETGDAIALLQGVVLSITGICACLGVYAQKRNGQI; via the coding sequence ATGACCTCAGTTTCCACACAGTGGTTCATAGTCCTCATTTCACTGCTTTCAGTGCTCCCCGTCGTTGAAGCAGTGGAAACTGGAGATGCCATCGCCCTCTTGCAGGGCGTGGTCCTCAGCATTACAGGCATATGTGCTTGTTTGGGAGTTTATGCTCAAAAGAGAAATGGACAAATATGA